The bacterium nucleotide sequence CTCTTCCCAGTAGCGTTTAAGCCGTTCTGCGGAGTAAAGCCGCTTGTAGCTCTCCGAGTTCAAGGCTTCTTGAATCAACCCATCGCGATGCTGTGAGGCATACCCCGAAGAACATGGGATCCCCTCCGCTTCCAGAGCGGAGATAAACTTGGCACGGGGCACGCCGTCGAATGACTCCGCCTTGTAGCGAAACGGATAGAGATGGAAAATGGCGCGTGTAGCGCCCGGATTGAGTTTATAGGGAATAATTCCGGGGATCTGCTGCAACCGCGATGAAAGATAACGGGCGTTCTCCTCACGCATCCGGGTATCGTTTTCCAGCCGCTGCATTTGCGACATCAGGATTACAGCCTGAAACTCTTGCATGCGAAAGTTGACGCCGCGCACTGCGTTGGGGCCGGCCGGTTGAAAGGAACCAAAAGCCCGACCGCAGTTGTGAAAGCTGTGGCACCGGTCCACAAGCGCTGCGTCGTTCCCCACCACTGCGCCGCCTTCGCCGGCAGGTAAATGTTTGGAATTCTGAAAGCTGTAACAGCCCAAATCGCCGATGAGACCGCACTTTTTATTTTTATATTCAGCCAGCCAGGCCTGACAGGCGTCCTCCACAACCACTAGATGGTGTTTGCGGGCGATTTCCATGACCGGATCCATCTCCACCGGCAATCCGAGGATGTGCACCGGCAGCAGCGCACGCGTCCGCTCGGTAATGCGCTCTTCAATCTTTTGCGGGTTGATGGTAAAGGTTTCCTGATCGGTATCAGCGAAAACCGGCAGGGCCTTGAGCATTAAAACGACATTGTAGGTGGCGATAAAGGTATAGGGAGAGACGATCACTTCGTCTCCCGCCTCCACGCCCAGCACATGCAGAGCGGTGATCAACGCGGTAGTGCCGCTTGAAGTGGCCAGGCATTTTCTCGCGCCCAAAAGTTCAGCATAGCGCTTTTCAAACTCGGGCACGCGTGTGCCCTGGCCGCGAAACCAGACGCCGCTGCGCAGGACAGCGAGTATATCCGGTTCCGCGTTTCGGTCCCAGATGGGCCATGGGCTCCACTTTTTCGTGCGCACCGGCGGACCGCCCAGCAGCGCCAGTTTGCCGGCATTGCGTCCGGAACGGGGGCTGGCGGCGGCTGGAACCGTCGTCAACGCGGCTGCGGAGACAGCGGCGCCGGCAGCCAGAAAACGGCGTCGGGAAAATAACGGTTTCATCATGCACCTCGCCTTACAGTTGAGTTCACC carries:
- a CDS encoding DegT/DnrJ/EryC1/StrS family aminotransferase, whose amino-acid sequence is MMKPLFSRRRFLAAGAAVSAAALTTVPAAASPRSGRNAGKLALLGGPPVRTKKWSPWPIWDRNAEPDILAVLRSGVWFRGQGTRVPEFEKRYAELLGARKCLATSSGTTALITALHVLGVEAGDEVIVSPYTFIATYNVVLMLKALPVFADTDQETFTINPQKIEERITERTRALLPVHILGLPVEMDPVMEIARKHHLVVVEDACQAWLAEYKNKKCGLIGDLGCYSFQNSKHLPAGEGGAVVGNDAALVDRCHSFHNCGRAFGSFQPAGPNAVRGVNFRMQEFQAVILMSQMQRLENDTRMREENARYLSSRLQQIPGIIPYKLNPGATRAIFHLYPFRYKAESFDGVPRAKFISALEAEGIPCSSGYASQHRDGLIQEALNSESYKRLYSAERLKRYWEE